From Aquabacter sp. L1I39, the proteins below share one genomic window:
- a CDS encoding STAS domain-containing protein: MARLVEITDDMDAAAMTRLKPLFEELGGGADDVTLDLSGVEFVDSSGIGGIVFLYKRLRIAGRKLRLRGASGQPLQLITHLRLSDLIEGGRKA, encoded by the coding sequence ATGGCTAGGCTGGTGGAGATCACGGACGACATGGACGCCGCGGCCATGACCCGCCTGAAGCCTCTGTTCGAGGAGCTGGGCGGCGGCGCGGACGACGTGACCCTCGATTTGTCCGGCGTGGAGTTCGTCGATTCGTCCGGAATTGGTGGAATCGTGTTCCTTTACAAGAGATTGCGCATCGCCGGCCGCAAGCTTCGGCTGCGCGGGGCGAGCGGCCAGCCGCTCCAGCTCATCACTCATCTGCGCCTCTCCGACTTGATCGAAGGCGGACGCAAGGCATGA
- a CDS encoding SLBB domain-containing protein, whose amino-acid sequence MRVIRPHLTAPQPWPPLRLIAFAWSLLLLLLALPGAASAQSAGADDDARLRAGDILAIALPGEPALNTDLPIDRRGRVTLPEVGQVEVAGRTVTEAGTLIRNALSKAYRDVGRLAVTLKERRLYITVLGYVGKPGEVDLPANATVQEAITAAGGLLQGAQLDKLQVRRGNRVIVFDYKRYLDTGNPKDIPQLQPLDVIFVPSSPATGNVQINFDGRTLAEQGDAAESTQAIKVFGEVNRPGSFAFKDGLTVVDMIMRAGGITRYASIDQIRVIEGGEPAVFNLRRFLDTGDAKLMPPLRPGATIFVPRQEEEIRRSVRTVYVIGEVNRPGSLEAPPDAKLLEILANAGGPTRYAETTRLRILKADGSVVPFNLAAYTEGDKKALPDIMPGDAIYVPEKIESADRPSWLKIPPTRAVEVIGAVNKPSRYEWSSEMSLMDLLGEAGGPNQRGDIAHIQIVRARGDGKPMIFDLGAFLSNGGSVNDLPKIQAGDVIRVPELPESPVDNKGKWVQMAKEDVIYIMGQVAVPGRYAFNKSMTFLDILTAANGPTSTADLRNVRVSHRGLPGSKVTQVNLAQYFATGDERLLPKVRNGDVIFIPDRTNKDWFEDPKETTVRVLGAVNKPGRYRFIADMTLLDLLAEAGGPSNDAYAQKIVVVNLGCCREQARVFNLIEFARTGDITKLPVVRPGDTVYVPNINQSEWKIFVDALQNIIPVVALIAAFGG is encoded by the coding sequence ATGAGGGTGATCCGACCGCACCTGACCGCCCCCCAGCCGTGGCCCCCGCTGCGGCTGATCGCTTTTGCCTGGTCCCTGCTTCTTCTCCTGCTGGCCCTGCCTGGCGCCGCCAGCGCGCAGTCCGCCGGCGCGGATGATGACGCCCGGCTGCGGGCCGGCGATATCCTGGCCATCGCGCTGCCGGGCGAGCCTGCGCTCAACACCGACCTGCCCATCGACCGGCGCGGCCGCGTGACGCTGCCCGAAGTGGGACAGGTGGAAGTGGCCGGCCGCACCGTCACGGAGGCGGGAACGCTGATCCGCAACGCCTTGTCAAAGGCCTATCGTGATGTCGGCCGGTTGGCCGTCACCCTGAAGGAGCGGCGCCTCTACATCACGGTTCTCGGCTATGTGGGCAAGCCGGGCGAGGTGGACCTCCCCGCCAATGCCACGGTCCAGGAAGCCATTACCGCCGCGGGTGGACTGTTGCAGGGCGCCCAGCTGGACAAGTTGCAGGTCCGGCGCGGCAACCGCGTGATCGTGTTCGATTATAAGAGGTATTTGGACACCGGAAATCCTAAGGATATCCCCCAGCTCCAGCCCCTCGACGTGATCTTTGTGCCCTCCTCGCCGGCCACCGGCAACGTGCAGATCAATTTCGACGGCCGCACCCTGGCTGAACAGGGCGACGCGGCAGAAAGCACGCAGGCCATCAAGGTGTTCGGCGAAGTGAACCGTCCCGGCTCGTTCGCTTTCAAGGATGGACTGACGGTGGTGGACATGATCATGCGGGCAGGCGGCATCACCCGCTATGCCTCCATCGACCAGATCCGCGTCATAGAGGGCGGCGAGCCTGCGGTGTTCAACCTGCGCCGCTTCCTCGACACCGGCGATGCCAAGCTGATGCCCCCGCTGCGCCCCGGCGCCACCATCTTCGTCCCCCGCCAGGAGGAGGAGATCCGCCGCTCCGTACGCACTGTCTATGTCATCGGCGAGGTCAACCGTCCCGGCTCGTTGGAGGCACCGCCGGACGCCAAGCTCCTGGAAATCCTTGCCAATGCCGGTGGACCCACGCGCTATGCCGAAACCACGCGCCTGCGCATCCTGAAGGCGGACGGCTCGGTGGTGCCCTTCAACCTCGCCGCCTACACGGAAGGCGACAAGAAGGCACTGCCGGACATCATGCCGGGCGATGCCATCTATGTTCCGGAGAAGATCGAATCCGCCGACCGGCCGTCGTGGCTGAAGATCCCGCCCACCCGGGCCGTGGAGGTGATCGGCGCCGTCAACAAGCCGTCCCGCTATGAATGGTCGTCGGAAATGAGCCTGATGGACCTTCTGGGCGAAGCTGGCGGGCCGAACCAGCGCGGCGACATCGCCCATATCCAGATCGTGCGGGCGCGCGGCGACGGCAAGCCCATGATCTTCGACTTGGGCGCCTTCCTGTCCAATGGCGGCAGCGTCAATGACCTGCCGAAGATCCAGGCGGGCGACGTCATCCGCGTGCCCGAACTGCCGGAATCGCCCGTCGACAACAAGGGCAAGTGGGTGCAGATGGCGAAGGAAGATGTCATCTACATCATGGGCCAGGTGGCCGTGCCGGGGCGCTACGCCTTCAACAAGAGCATGACCTTCCTGGATATCCTGACCGCCGCCAACGGGCCGACCTCGACGGCGGACCTGCGCAATGTGCGCGTCTCACATCGCGGGCTGCCCGGCTCTAAGGTCACGCAGGTGAACCTGGCCCAGTACTTCGCCACCGGCGACGAGCGCCTCCTGCCCAAGGTGCGTAACGGCGACGTGATCTTCATCCCCGACCGCACCAATAAGGACTGGTTCGAGGATCCCAAGGAGACCACGGTGCGCGTGCTGGGCGCCGTCAACAAGCCGGGGCGCTACCGCTTCATTGCCGACATGACCTTGCTCGACCTCCTGGCCGAGGCCGGCGGACCCAGCAACGACGCCTATGCGCAGAAGATCGTGGTGGTCAATCTCGGCTGCTGCCGCGAGCAGGCACGGGTGTTCAACCTGATCGAATTCGCCCGCACGGGCGACATTACGAAGCTGCCTGTGGTACGGCCCGGCGACACGGTCTATGTACCCAACATCAACCAGAGCGAATGGAAGATCTTCGTCGACGCTCTGCAGAACATCATACCTGTCGTCGCTCTGATCGCAGCCTTTGGCGGCTGA
- a CDS encoding GumC family protein, giving the protein MLDNTADTIAYIVQVAWRRRFLAFIPVLLLPPLAIIAASVAPQRYEARMTLLVQENAKLNPILNDIAVSPNLKERMSALIALAHSEVVLGRVLEDLGRIGPNTDPKERDNMVRALSGAVNIQLLGTDIIEMRYRALDPTSPSAVLQALSRRFIERLVSPERTAVEDSERFLKQQMDERKQALDQAEKAFSDFKIANADKLPAIYNSTVGRLATLQQQIEAKEMDLGSADATAQDFRKRLATTNPLVGRIEEAIVQVSAELASLRARYTDQHSEVQAAMRKLSRLEEERQHLLASARDIESTDLDRLWNMAAGVTQNQDGTEPKNAPLLVSQLQRLQEVQARRVALQKEVEQMKEQAVLLQRDIAAFGPIEQQQQTLERAVNTARDNYESLAKRYEMARVTGALGQFEAPERVKVLEPPSNPAPKVTPGYVLYVLAGIIAGIALGGALAGAAELLDTRLRRPSDFSRLFGVPVIARIPRIQQVGRPVMP; this is encoded by the coding sequence ATGTTGGACAACACGGCTGATACCATCGCCTACATCGTCCAGGTGGCGTGGCGCCGGCGGTTCCTGGCCTTCATCCCGGTTCTGCTCCTGCCGCCGCTGGCCATCATCGCGGCCAGCGTCGCTCCACAGCGTTACGAAGCGCGCATGACTTTGCTGGTGCAGGAAAATGCCAAGCTCAACCCGATCCTGAATGACATTGCGGTCAGCCCCAATCTGAAAGAACGCATGTCCGCCCTCATCGCGCTCGCCCACTCGGAAGTGGTGCTGGGGCGCGTATTGGAGGATCTCGGGCGGATCGGCCCCAACACAGATCCCAAGGAGCGGGACAATATGGTCCGCGCCCTTTCCGGAGCCGTGAACATCCAATTGCTCGGCACCGACATCATCGAGATGCGCTACCGGGCGCTGGACCCGACCTCGCCCTCTGCGGTGCTGCAGGCGCTGTCCCGCCGCTTCATCGAGCGCCTCGTCTCGCCGGAGCGCACGGCGGTGGAAGACAGCGAGCGCTTCCTCAAGCAGCAGATGGATGAACGCAAGCAGGCCCTCGACCAGGCCGAGAAGGCCTTTTCGGACTTCAAGATCGCCAATGCGGACAAGCTGCCCGCCATCTACAATTCGACCGTTGGCCGCCTCGCCACGCTGCAGCAGCAGATCGAGGCCAAGGAGATGGACCTCGGGAGCGCCGACGCCACGGCCCAGGATTTCCGCAAGCGCCTCGCCACCACCAATCCGCTGGTGGGCCGGATCGAAGAGGCCATCGTCCAGGTTTCCGCGGAGCTGGCCTCCCTTCGCGCCCGCTACACCGATCAGCATTCGGAGGTGCAGGCGGCCATGCGCAAGCTGTCGCGCCTGGAGGAAGAGCGGCAGCACCTGCTTGCCTCGGCCCGAGACATCGAATCCACGGACCTCGACCGGCTCTGGAACATGGCCGCCGGCGTGACCCAGAACCAGGACGGCACCGAGCCCAAGAATGCGCCCCTTCTCGTCTCGCAGCTCCAGCGCCTGCAGGAAGTGCAGGCCCGCCGCGTGGCGCTACAGAAGGAAGTGGAGCAGATGAAGGAGCAGGCGGTGCTGCTCCAGCGGGACATCGCCGCCTTCGGCCCCATTGAGCAGCAGCAGCAGACCCTGGAGCGGGCGGTGAATACCGCGCGCGACAATTACGAATCCCTGGCCAAGCGTTACGAAATGGCGCGTGTGACGGGAGCGCTCGGCCAGTTCGAGGCGCCCGAGCGCGTGAAGGTGCTGGAGCCGCCGAGCAATCCGGCTCCCAAAGTCACGCCCGGCTATGTGCTCTATGTGCTGGCGGGGATCATTGCCGGCATCGCGCTCGGCGGCGCGCTGGCGGGGGCGGCGGAGTTGCTGGACACCCGCTTGCGTCGCCCCTCGGACTTCTCGCGCCTGTTCGGCGTCCCGGTCATCGCCCGCATCCCTCGCATCCAGCAGGTGGGCCGCCCGGTCATGCCATAG
- a CDS encoding glycosyltransferase, translating to MLIVTNYKEMPLRWRAANGVVGRTIVARSLEDFKEEGEAKDAVFLVNCDPDLTMKLALARLTLPGYRRPLIASDLVLRRPGSGLKAKLIFAAKRFLLSRADLYLNLFKDTTGLTEAYGIPAARCAYIPFKVNLDPGAVATVEKREDYVLCFGRSLRDFDTFFAAMERLPYPGAIAAVKPSDLIGHGARFSRSLDQLPPNVAQLPDDGSAQAQLRMLAGAKLVVIPVLKTSIVASGISTALNAMAVGKCVIGSEGPGMSDIFTEEALIVPPEDPEALTAMIDSAWRDDLLRVRTARAGRRLAVSLGGEAELIQRIIDKVAQAYG from the coding sequence ATGCTGATCGTCACCAATTACAAGGAAATGCCGCTGCGCTGGCGGGCCGCCAATGGCGTGGTGGGGCGCACAATCGTCGCCCGCTCCCTGGAGGACTTCAAGGAGGAGGGCGAGGCAAAGGACGCCGTCTTCCTCGTCAATTGCGATCCCGACCTCACCATGAAGCTGGCGCTGGCCCGCCTGACGCTACCTGGCTATCGCCGCCCGCTCATCGCCTCCGACCTCGTGCTGCGGCGGCCCGGATCGGGCCTGAAAGCAAAGCTGATTTTCGCGGCAAAGCGCTTCCTGCTGTCACGGGCGGACCTCTATCTCAACCTGTTCAAGGACACGACGGGACTGACGGAAGCCTATGGCATTCCCGCCGCCCGCTGCGCCTACATACCCTTCAAGGTCAATCTCGACCCCGGAGCGGTGGCCACGGTGGAGAAGCGCGAGGACTATGTGCTGTGCTTCGGCCGCTCGCTACGGGACTTCGACACCTTCTTCGCCGCCATGGAGCGCCTGCCCTATCCCGGCGCCATCGCGGCGGTGAAGCCGTCCGATCTGATTGGCCACGGCGCGCGCTTCTCCCGTTCGCTGGATCAGCTGCCGCCCAACGTCGCCCAGCTCCCCGACGACGGCAGCGCGCAGGCCCAGCTTCGGATGCTGGCCGGAGCCAAGCTGGTGGTCATCCCGGTCCTGAAGACCAGCATCGTGGCCTCCGGCATCAGCACGGCGCTCAATGCCATGGCCGTCGGCAAGTGCGTGATCGGCTCCGAAGGACCGGGCATGTCGGACATCTTCACCGAGGAAGCTCTCATCGTGCCGCCGGAGGACCCGGAGGCGCTCACCGCCATGATCGACAGCGCTTGGCGCGACGATCTGCTCCGGGTGCGCACTGCCCGTGCGGGACGGCGCCTTGCCGTGAGCCTCGGCGGCGAAGCCGAGCTGATCCAACGGATCATCGACAAGGTGGCGCAGGCCTATGGTTGA
- a CDS encoding glycosyltransferase, whose amino-acid sequence MVEQTRPRLSVVIPTRDCLAYLPDAIASIRAQEDGTDIRPGEIEIVVVDDGSTDGTGPWLAAQAARDPRLTALVHQPTGVAAARNAGIAAATADIIAFLDADDQYLPGALAERLALMEDDPAISLTFADVMSVDPDGRLVGYQFDYWPLFRAFIGGRSGLLPLGPNAFAMLLAEMVCGTSSVITRRRALEAVGGFNEELRISEDWDLWLKLAEVGSVWCSTRRSTRYLVRPGSTSRNMEVLVDTVERVFRARVPDPSAVPQPWRGVALARLLDARAERARSRGAWLKALCAHLAALAKAPSWRLGREAAYDTARLLRLK is encoded by the coding sequence ATGGTTGAGCAGACGCGCCCCCGCCTCAGCGTCGTCATCCCCACGCGGGATTGCCTCGCCTATTTGCCGGACGCCATCGCCAGCATCCGCGCCCAGGAAGACGGGACTGACATCCGCCCAGGTGAGATCGAGATCGTGGTGGTGGACGACGGCTCGACCGATGGCACCGGCCCCTGGCTCGCCGCGCAGGCGGCGCGCGACCCCCGCCTCACAGCCCTGGTCCACCAGCCGACGGGCGTCGCCGCCGCGCGCAACGCCGGCATTGCGGCAGCGACGGCCGACATCATCGCCTTCCTGGACGCGGACGACCAGTATCTGCCCGGCGCCCTGGCGGAACGCCTCGCGCTGATGGAGGACGACCCCGCCATTTCGCTCACCTTCGCCGACGTCATGTCGGTGGATCCCGACGGCCGGCTGGTAGGCTACCAGTTCGACTATTGGCCCCTCTTCCGCGCGTTCATCGGCGGACGGTCCGGCCTGCTGCCGCTGGGGCCGAATGCCTTCGCCATGCTGCTGGCGGAAATGGTGTGCGGCACCTCCTCCGTCATCACCCGCCGGCGGGCGCTGGAGGCGGTGGGCGGCTTCAACGAAGAGCTGCGCATCAGCGAGGACTGGGACCTCTGGCTCAAGCTCGCCGAAGTGGGAAGCGTTTGGTGTTCGACGCGCCGGTCGACCCGCTATCTGGTTCGGCCCGGCTCCACCAGCCGCAACATGGAGGTGCTGGTGGACACGGTGGAGCGCGTTTTCCGTGCCCGCGTGCCCGACCCCTCGGCGGTGCCCCAGCCCTGGCGCGGCGTGGCGCTGGCCCGCCTTCTCGATGCGCGGGCGGAACGCGCCCGCAGCCGGGGCGCGTGGCTTAAGGCGTTGTGCGCGCATCTGGCGGCGCTCGCGAAGGCGCCCTCCTGGCGTCTGGGGCGCGAAGCGGCTTATGACACCGCCCGCCTGCTTCGGCTGAAATGA
- a CDS encoding GNAT family N-acetyltransferase: protein MAEENAPRWVPRLARRADLPAIHELYRTIWGSGRSLEHLAWKLFDAPFDPIPPALAMDGERCAGVYAVISTPLILDGAKVMGAQSVDTMTHPDYRRQNMSVTLARFCYAEAERRGFTLVYGVPNENSYSMFMKRLDWRHIDEVVRHVRPLCAPKRVPGLLAGPLDLALALHARGAALFGARARVVPVRPETRFVLPETPSPTARCVVDKSDPWFAWRYGAEPGGRYEMLTLGPAERPDALVIFDQIEDEGDGRSHIRVSEWLATSPRARATALRAVVALASRRGCGSVFLFTNEPQAGALLKRNLFFARDTMPLCLGGLGAFKAREPDRAGALVVLGGDKD from the coding sequence ATGGCCGAGGAAAATGCGCCGCGCTGGGTCCCCCGGCTCGCCCGGCGGGCCGACCTTCCGGCCATCCATGAGCTCTACCGCACCATCTGGGGCAGCGGCCGGAGCCTGGAGCACCTGGCCTGGAAGCTCTTCGATGCCCCCTTCGATCCCATCCCCCCCGCGCTGGCCATGGATGGCGAGCGTTGCGCGGGCGTCTATGCGGTGATTTCCACGCCCCTGATCCTGGATGGGGCGAAGGTCATGGGCGCGCAGTCCGTCGACACCATGACTCACCCGGACTATCGCCGCCAGAACATGTCCGTGACGCTCGCCCGCTTCTGTTACGCGGAGGCTGAGCGGCGGGGCTTCACGCTGGTCTATGGGGTTCCCAACGAGAACTCCTATTCCATGTTCATGAAGAGGTTGGATTGGCGGCACATTGATGAGGTGGTGCGCCATGTGCGCCCGCTCTGCGCCCCCAAGCGCGTGCCGGGCCTGCTGGCGGGGCCGCTCGATCTGGCGCTGGCGCTGCATGCGCGGGGCGCGGCCCTGTTCGGGGCGCGGGCGCGGGTGGTGCCGGTGAGGCCGGAGACGCGCTTCGTCCTGCCGGAGACACCAAGCCCCACGGCACGCTGCGTGGTGGACAAGTCCGATCCATGGTTTGCCTGGCGCTATGGGGCCGAGCCGGGTGGGCGGTACGAAATGCTCACTCTTGGGCCGGCGGAGCGGCCGGATGCCCTGGTAATCTTCGACCAGATCGAGGACGAGGGCGATGGACGCTCCCATATCCGCGTGTCCGAATGGCTCGCCACCTCGCCTCGCGCCCGCGCCACGGCGCTTCGGGCGGTGGTGGCCCTGGCGTCGCGGCGCGGCTGTGGCTCGGTTTTCCTGTTCACCAACGAGCCGCAGGCCGGCGCCCTGCTGAAGCGGAACCTCTTCTTCGCGCGGGACACCATGCCCCTGTGCCTCGGTGGCCTCGGCGCCTTCAAGGCGCGCGAGCCGGATCGGGCGGGAGCGCTGGTGGTGCTGGGCGGCGACAAGGACTGA
- a CDS encoding glucosamine inositolphosphorylceramide transferase family protein, whose amino-acid sequence MRVGIRLEQAGCAEWVARLIGDLAADPRFTLAWIGRETDPSLLSHAAGYAAWDRARVAEAPDPLDHVSFEALLQRHPALSGAAGKSGQAPADALDVVLDFGAGRAPFPAARFGVWSFRLGGGRLLEAGEFGVAELLRGATFCQLDLVWEGGEGGPVVLSRTFGPVNDASLWRTRAPAVWKARAIAMRTLADLARLGPDAFFARALARNGRQVPQPHPPISVMGMRCLRAKLVFRRLLAPYRVVREQWRVGVRVRPPAGAPDAPWGSAAWARGFRFVEAPFDRFYADPFLFEHEGRTWLFVEDWDWKVGKAIISAAPLAEDGTLGAMVPALERPYHLSNPLIFADGGEIYMIPETMAARQVEVYRCLAFPGRWELVCTPLTDLDIADACVLRTSAGWLMLASIAYEGGLGWDELHVFNADALCGPWTADPDNPVVSDVRTARPGGRMWEKDGRLFRLAQDSAGRYGSGLGLFEVTREASGAYRQEPVATLRSFDFAMNGVHAYDSAGRFEVVDGRHYQLALGRWRAYWPLPRWLGRR is encoded by the coding sequence TTGCGGGTCGGCATCCGGCTGGAACAAGCGGGCTGCGCCGAATGGGTGGCGCGCCTCATCGGTGACCTTGCCGCCGACCCCCGCTTCACATTGGCCTGGATCGGCCGGGAGACCGATCCGTCCCTTTTGTCCCACGCCGCCGGCTATGCCGCCTGGGACCGGGCACGGGTGGCCGAAGCCCCCGATCCGTTGGACCATGTGAGCTTCGAGGCCCTGCTGCAGCGTCATCCGGCACTGTCTGGCGCGGCGGGCAAAAGCGGGCAGGCGCCGGCCGATGCGCTCGACGTGGTCCTGGACTTCGGTGCCGGACGTGCGCCTTTCCCCGCCGCGCGTTTCGGCGTCTGGTCCTTTCGCCTCGGAGGCGGGCGGCTCCTCGAGGCTGGCGAATTTGGCGTGGCCGAGCTGTTGCGCGGGGCCACCTTCTGCCAGCTGGATCTCGTTTGGGAGGGGGGAGAGGGGGGCCCGGTGGTGCTCTCCCGGACCTTCGGTCCCGTGAATGATGCTTCGCTCTGGCGCACGCGCGCACCGGCGGTGTGGAAGGCCCGCGCCATCGCCATGCGGACCCTGGCCGATCTGGCGCGGCTCGGCCCTGACGCGTTCTTTGCCCGGGCGCTCGCCCGCAATGGCCGGCAGGTGCCGCAGCCGCACCCGCCCATATCGGTCATGGGCATGCGGTGCCTCAGGGCGAAGCTGGTCTTCCGCCGCCTGCTGGCGCCCTATCGCGTGGTGCGGGAGCAGTGGCGCGTTGGAGTGCGGGTGCGCCCGCCCGCAGGTGCGCCCGACGCTCCCTGGGGCAGCGCCGCCTGGGCGCGGGGCTTCCGCTTCGTGGAGGCGCCGTTCGACCGCTTCTATGCCGATCCCTTCCTGTTCGAGCACGAGGGCCGCACCTGGCTGTTCGTGGAGGACTGGGACTGGAAGGTGGGCAAGGCCATCATCAGCGCCGCCCCGCTCGCCGAGGACGGCACCCTCGGCGCCATGGTGCCGGCTCTCGAGCGGCCCTATCACCTGTCCAATCCGCTCATCTTCGCCGATGGCGGGGAGATCTACATGATCCCCGAGACCATGGCGGCGCGGCAAGTGGAGGTCTATCGCTGCCTCGCATTTCCCGGCCGATGGGAACTGGTTTGCACGCCGCTGACCGATCTGGATATTGCCGACGCCTGCGTCCTGCGGACATCTGCCGGCTGGCTCATGCTGGCGTCCATCGCCTATGAGGGTGGCCTGGGCTGGGACGAACTGCACGTCTTCAACGCCGATGCCCTCTGCGGCCCCTGGACGGCGGACCCCGACAATCCCGTGGTCTCGGACGTGCGCACCGCGCGTCCGGGGGGCCGCATGTGGGAAAAGGATGGCCGCCTGTTCCGGCTGGCGCAGGATTCCGCCGGCCGCTACGGCTCGGGTCTCGGCTTGTTCGAGGTCACCCGAGAGGCCTCGGGCGCCTACCGGCAGGAGCCGGTTGCGACGCTCCGCAGCTTCGACTTCGCCATGAACGGCGTCCATGCCTATGATTCCGCCGGCCGGTTCGAGGTTGTGGACGGGCGGCACTACCAATTGGCCCTCGGGCGGTGGCGGGCCTATTGGCCGCTGCCGCGTTGGCTGGGCCGGCGGTGA
- a CDS encoding chorismate mutase has protein sequence MTSPSSIPSLSDLRAEIDRIDEQMHRLLMERGEIIDRLVAVKRNQTEGSAFRPAREAAMMRRLVERHHGLLPLDTVESIWRVIISTFTYVQAPYAVHADLSVGEPLMRDSARFHFGFTTPFVPHMGPRGVIEAVAASKGDLGLLPAAAPYGGEAWWTALEPANAPKIIARLPFVDRADHPAALPVFVVSHPINDAAVTEVEVWSVRVSDWSPKAASAVSATAEVVAASDGSLSGAALLMSVPAGTRDRALAALTEAGAGVRGAVLAGSHAVPYRHGADASARP, from the coding sequence ATGACCTCACCTTCCTCCATCCCCTCCCTCTCCGACCTGCGCGCTGAGATCGACCGCATCGACGAACAGATGCATCGCCTCCTCATGGAGCGCGGCGAGATCATCGACCGCCTAGTGGCCGTCAAGCGCAACCAGACCGAAGGTTCGGCCTTCCGGCCCGCGCGCGAGGCCGCCATGATGCGGCGCCTGGTGGAGCGCCATCACGGCCTTTTGCCGCTCGACACGGTCGAGAGCATCTGGCGGGTGATCATCTCCACCTTCACCTATGTCCAGGCGCCCTATGCGGTGCATGCGGACCTGTCGGTGGGCGAGCCGCTGATGCGCGACAGCGCGCGTTTTCATTTCGGGTTCACCACGCCCTTCGTGCCCCATATGGGCCCGCGCGGTGTGATCGAGGCCGTCGCCGCATCCAAGGGCGATCTTGGCCTTCTGCCGGCTGCGGCGCCCTATGGGGGCGAGGCGTGGTGGACGGCGCTGGAGCCTGCAAACGCCCCCAAGATCATCGCCCGCCTGCCCTTCGTGGACCGGGCGGACCATCCGGCCGCGCTTCCCGTGTTCGTCGTTTCCCACCCCATTAATGATGCGGCGGTGACCGAGGTCGAAGTGTGGAGCGTGCGGGTCTCCGACTGGAGCCCGAAGGCCGCCAGCGCCGTGTCCGCCACCGCCGAGGTGGTCGCGGCTTCCGATGGCTCGCTGTCGGGCGCGGCTCTTTTGATGAGCGTGCCGGCCGGCACGCGCGACCGGGCGCTCGCCGCCCTCACGGAGGCTGGGGCCGGGGTGCGTGGGGCGGTGCTCGCCGGCAGCCACGCCGTTCCCTACCGACATGGCGCGGACGCGTCCGCCCGCCCGTGA
- the hisC gene encoding histidinol-phosphate transaminase has product MTARAHNLRDTSRPVPRPGVLAIDAYVPGKSQAPGVEKVFKLSSNETPLGPSPKARAAFLATADYLQDYPDGAATALREAIGAAHGIDPARIVCGAGSDELLALAAKAFVGPGDEAVFTQYGFLVYRIATLAAGGTPVVAEETEHTANVDAILAAVSERTRLVFLANPNNPTGTCLPFSEVQRLHAALPAHVLLVLDAAYAEYVRRPGFDSGLDLALSASNVLMTRTFSKIYGLAALRLGWAVGSAEVIDALNRVRGPFNVCAPALAAGIAAIGDQAHVDKAVKHNDHWLAWLTQKIGALGLKVTPSVANFVLIHFAAEGPHSSRAADAFLTQRGLILRPVGAYGLPHALRMTVGSEEANILALRALSDFLAGAQK; this is encoded by the coding sequence ATGACCGCTCGCGCACACAATCTGCGTGACACCTCCCGTCCCGTGCCGCGCCCCGGCGTTCTGGCAATCGACGCCTATGTGCCCGGCAAGAGCCAGGCGCCCGGCGTGGAAAAGGTGTTCAAGCTCTCCTCCAACGAGACCCCGCTCGGACCGAGCCCGAAGGCCCGCGCCGCCTTCCTCGCCACCGCGGACTATCTGCAGGACTACCCCGACGGCGCCGCCACGGCCCTGCGCGAGGCCATCGGTGCGGCGCACGGCATCGACCCCGCCCGGATCGTCTGCGGCGCCGGTTCGGATGAGCTTCTGGCCCTAGCCGCCAAGGCCTTCGTGGGACCGGGCGACGAGGCGGTCTTCACGCAGTATGGCTTCCTGGTCTACCGCATCGCGACGCTGGCGGCGGGCGGGACCCCTGTTGTAGCCGAGGAAACCGAGCACACGGCCAATGTGGACGCGATCCTCGCCGCCGTGAGCGAGCGCACCCGCCTCGTCTTCCTGGCCAATCCCAACAATCCCACCGGCACCTGCCTGCCCTTCTCGGAAGTGCAGCGCCTGCACGCCGCCTTGCCGGCCCATGTCCTGCTGGTGCTCGACGCGGCCTATGCGGAATATGTGCGCCGGCCCGGCTTCGATTCCGGCCTCGACCTCGCTTTGTCGGCGTCCAACGTGCTGATGACGCGCACCTTCTCCAAGATTTACGGCCTTGCCGCGCTGCGGCTGGGCTGGGCGGTGGGCTCGGCTGAGGTGATTGACGCGCTGAATCGGGTGCGCGGCCCCTTCAATGTCTGCGCCCCCGCGCTGGCTGCCGGCATCGCCGCCATCGGCGATCAGGCGCACGTGGACAAGGCGGTGAAGCACAACGACCATTGGCTCGCTTGGCTGACGCAGAAGATCGGCGCGCTCGGCCTCAAGGTGACGCCCTCGGTCGCGAACTTCGTGCTGATCCATTTCGCCGCCGAGGGTCCCCATAGCTCGCGCGCGGCGGATGCCTTCCTCACCCAGCGGGGGTTGATCCTGCGTCCGGTGGGGGCCTATGGGCTGCCCCACGCCCTGCGGATGACGGTGGGATCGGAAGAGGCGAACATCCTCGCCCTCCGCGCCTTGTCCGACTTCCTGGCGGGAGCGCAGAAGTGA